A single genomic interval of Anabaena sphaerica FACHB-251 harbors:
- a CDS encoding CHRD domain-containing protein, which translates to MNQSPILNNPLSDQNAKANSAFRYTVANNIFSDPDAINPFEDIVVFGDSLSDTGNLYQASGNTFPPPPYYQGRFSNGPVWIDYLRDNLNFSDESVKNFAFGGANTGLNNVFGGYTVPGLLTEIEQFKTLNANTPVSEDTLYFIWAGANDFLNPPADPFQAVTDAVTNISNAIATLSSLGGKEFVVANLTDLGATPLSIENNNSANGRAISLAFNNALSQALDNLEIGLNIDTSLVDIFGLNDAVQANPEDYNFTNLTQPLINATGDVNPDEYAFWDRVHPSTRLHQLVSERFADTLINEGIIADRIKYSATLADGSSLPDWLKFNEITRTFTGTPTGENVGQLDVKVIATDKEGLTATDIFSLQIQGINISTSEGNGGINTKAFTVFLDEASTESVTVNYQTIPITATPVSDTTKEVFEAILEGSQQVPGVTTTATGVASAELDTEAATFTYRLEVTGLDFNNQTATTDDDVTLAHIHNAARGANGPVDFDILADDDKQITVENGKTIITGIWEASEGLTAEEIETLKSAATGTDTPYYFNIHTTTNPGGELRGQIINETPVFVPTKEVFEAILEGSQQVPGITTTATGVASAELDTEAATFTYRLEVTGLDFNNQTATTDDDVTLAHIHNAARGANGPVDFDILADDDKQITVENGKTIITGIWEASEGLTAEEIETLKSAATGADTPYYFNIHTTANPGGELRGQIVSTTPDYVSTSGTLTFAPGETNKTVEVIIVGDTQIEADDTFKIVLSDVNDSSLILGEQLVTILNDDQPPAQLIFGTPNSEELNPKSGQTLFAGGGGDTINATNNNNIFAGDGNDLVTVNSDSFVSAGDGDDTVIVGVDGPAHKTIVNGGRGEDQLFVAEADATNIMFGAADADELTVIEGSNQLLFGGSGDDNITSKGSNNRLFGGSGNDKLVSNLNDLLSAGDGNDALFAGEQGGNKLTGGAGADQFWVANGSLPTSKNTVTDFTIGVDKIGFGGVGILNFGQVIKEQMGSDTLLKINTTEIVLLVGINANSLTANDFAFSASVVSI; encoded by the coding sequence ATGAATCAATCACCAATTCTTAATAATCCCCTTTCAGACCAAAATGCTAAAGCAAATTCTGCTTTTAGATATACGGTTGCTAACAATATTTTCTCAGATCCAGATGCAATTAATCCCTTTGAAGATATAGTTGTCTTTGGTGATAGCCTTTCTGATACAGGGAATCTCTATCAAGCTTCAGGTAATACATTTCCACCTCCACCCTATTACCAAGGGCGTTTTTCCAATGGACCAGTTTGGATAGATTACCTTAGGGATAATCTCAATTTTAGTGATGAATCAGTAAAAAACTTCGCTTTTGGTGGAGCAAATACAGGATTAAATAACGTTTTTGGAGGTTATACAGTACCAGGATTACTAACAGAAATTGAGCAATTTAAAACGCTTAATGCTAATACTCCTGTTAGTGAAGATACACTGTATTTCATCTGGGCTGGTGCTAACGATTTCCTTAATCCTCCGGCTGATCCTTTTCAAGCTGTGACTGATGCAGTGACGAATATTAGTAATGCGATCGCGACATTAAGCAGTTTAGGTGGAAAGGAATTTGTTGTTGCTAACTTAACAGATTTAGGTGCTACACCTTTAAGCATTGAGAATAATAATTCAGCCAATGGTAGAGCCATTTCTCTTGCTTTTAACAATGCTTTAAGTCAAGCCTTAGATAATCTGGAAATCGGACTCAACATTGATACATCTTTAGTAGACATCTTCGGTTTGAATGATGCAGTTCAAGCCAATCCAGAAGATTACAACTTCACTAATCTTACCCAACCTCTGATTAATGCAACTGGTGATGTTAATCCTGATGAATATGCGTTTTGGGACAGAGTTCACCCCAGTACAAGACTGCATCAATTAGTTTCTGAAAGATTTGCAGATACACTAATAAATGAAGGAATTATTGCTGATAGAATTAAATATTCAGCAACCTTAGCTGATGGTAGTTCACTACCAGATTGGTTAAAATTCAATGAGATAACTCGAACCTTTACTGGTACTCCCACAGGTGAAAATGTAGGTCAACTAGATGTAAAAGTGATTGCTACAGATAAAGAAGGTTTGACAGCCACAGATATCTTCTCTCTGCAAATACAAGGAATAAACATTTCCACATCCGAAGGAAATGGCGGGATTAACACCAAAGCCTTTACAGTTTTCCTGGACGAAGCAAGCACCGAATCTGTCACCGTTAATTATCAAACTATCCCCATTACCGCTACTCCCGTCAGCGATACCACCAAAGAAGTATTTGAAGCGATTTTAGAAGGTAGTCAACAAGTTCCAGGAGTTACCACCACCGCTACTGGTGTAGCTAGTGCAGAACTGGATACAGAAGCTGCAACCTTCACATATAGATTAGAAGTCACCGGACTGGACTTTAACAATCAAACAGCTACAACTGACGATGACGTAACCTTGGCACACATTCACAATGCTGCTAGAGGTGCAAACGGTCCCGTAGATTTTGACATCCTCGCAGATGACGATAAACAAATCACCGTTGAAAACGGTAAAACCATCATCACAGGAATTTGGGAAGCCAGCGAAGGGCTAACTGCTGAAGAGATTGAAACCCTAAAATCAGCCGCTACAGGTACAGATACACCTTACTACTTCAACATCCACACCACAACAAATCCTGGTGGAGAATTGCGAGGACAAATTATTAATGAAACACCTGTTTTTGTCCCCACCAAAGAAGTATTTGAAGCGATTTTAGAAGGTAGTCAACAAGTTCCAGGAATTACCACCACCGCTACTGGTGTAGCTAGTGCAGAACTGGATACAGAAGCTGCAACCTTCACATATAGATTAGAAGTCACCGGACTGGACTTTAACAATCAAACAGCTACAACTGACGATGACGTAACCTTGGCACACATTCACAATGCTGCTAGAGGTGCAAACGGTCCCGTAGATTTTGACATCCTCGCAGATGACGATAAACAAATCACCGTTGAAAATGGTAAAACCATCATCACAGGAATTTGGGAAGCAAGTGAAGGACTAACTGCTGAAGAGATTGAAACCTTAAAATCAGCCGCTACAGGTGCAGATACACCTTACTACTTCAACATCCACACCACAGCAAATCCTGGTGGAGAATTGCGAGGACAAATAGTTAGTACCACACCTGATTATGTCTCCACATCTGGAACTCTAACTTTTGCACCAGGAGAAACTAACAAAACGGTTGAAGTGATTATTGTTGGAGATACTCAGATTGAAGCTGATGATACTTTCAAAATAGTTTTATCTGATGTTAATGATAGTTCTCTAATTTTAGGAGAACAATTAGTCACTATTCTGAACGATGATCAACCACCTGCACAACTAATATTTGGTACTCCCAATAGTGAAGAACTCAACCCAAAATCAGGACAAACATTATTTGCAGGTGGTGGAGGCGATACTATAAATGCCACAAATAATAACAACATCTTTGCAGGTGATGGTAATGATTTGGTCACAGTTAATAGTGACTCTTTCGTTTCCGCAGGAGATGGTGATGATACCGTCATCGTTGGTGTAGATGGACCTGCTCACAAAACCATCGTTAATGGTGGTAGAGGTGAAGATCAGTTATTTGTAGCTGAAGCTGATGCAACTAACATTATGTTCGGAGCAGCAGACGCAGATGAACTAACAGTAATTGAAGGTTCAAATCAATTATTATTTGGTGGTTCAGGTGACGACAATATCACCAGTAAAGGTAGCAATAACCGGCTTTTTGGTGGTTCTGGAAATGACAAATTAGTTTCCAACTTGAATGATTTGCTATCTGCTGGTGACGGTAATGATGCCCTTTTTGCTGGAGAACAAGGAGGTAATAAACTTACAGGTGGTGCTGGTGCTGATCAGTTTTGGGTGGCTAATGGTAGTTTACCAACCAGCAAAAACACCGTTACAGATTTCACAATTGGAGTTGATAAAATCGGCTTTGGTGGTGTTGGAATCCTTAACTTTGGTCAAGTAATCAAAGAACAAATGGGATCTGATACCTTGCTGAAAATTAACACTACAGAAATCGTTTTGTTAGTAGGAATTAATGCTAACAGTCTCACAGCAAATGATTTTGCTTTTTCTGCCAGTGTAGTTTCAATATAA
- a CDS encoding Uma2 family endonuclease gives MTIANARQIKLDEFLKLPETKPASEFINGEITQKPMPQGEHSLLQANLIEVINAKARTQKIAYAFPELRCTFGGDTIVPDIAVFRWERIPKTASGKISNRFEIHPDWVIEILSPEQQQKKVLTKLLHCSRNGTELGWLMNPDEESVLAVFPEQKVELYESDDKLPILTGIDLELTVTEVFSWLSFG, from the coding sequence ATGACTATAGCTAACGCTCGCCAAATTAAACTAGATGAGTTTTTGAAACTACCAGAAACTAAGCCAGCATCAGAATTTATTAACGGAGAAATAACACAAAAACCTATGCCACAGGGTGAACACAGCTTACTTCAGGCTAATTTAATTGAAGTTATCAATGCCAAAGCCAGAACTCAAAAAATAGCTTATGCTTTCCCAGAACTACGCTGTACTTTTGGTGGTGATACAATTGTGCCTGATATAGCGGTGTTCCGCTGGGAAAGAATCCCTAAAACTGCATCAGGGAAAATCAGTAACCGCTTTGAAATTCATCCTGACTGGGTAATTGAAATTCTGTCTCCAGAGCAACAACAAAAAAAGGTGCTAACTAAATTATTGCATTGTTCCCGCAATGGTACAGAATTAGGATGGTTGATGAACCCAGATGAAGAAAGTGTATTAGCTGTGTTTCCTGAACAAAAAGTGGAATTATATGAAAGTGATGATAAATTACCGATCCTGACAGGTATAGACTTGGAACTAACAGTCACAGAAGTTTTTAGCTGGTTAAGCTTTGGTTAA
- a CDS encoding WD40 repeat domain-containing protein, whose product MQIDWISLLKAQQTDFLQRVKKPKTIDLSLLEGQVKGCHSEIMVFEGDSLAKILECSRQQAEILAKNPPPMPPEYPEPPDWTIPFPIYFQTQAEDYLVREQIVDKVITERLGKLVKKVPQDTLENMVLDDEGNLRGESKFSYWLTNNPKISIQVHVADGESFNGIKKDKIRWSVTQEDVKNHQVLIFLCLFYPGNTKLGYQKQTVITGFLPTSQLGFFEPKLYVHPSSLLYAGGLNWYLQSLDGKQYDLPPDEDKMVAEIIQTLPSEHPQKNIIGDWECWQTLKAHTRGINCLAYSIKALMVNEFGGDHVKTIPILASGSRGETKLWDLAKGQLIETLSESPWSMSGVVDEVNSLAFSTDGQTLVSVGADATIKIWHTGALDLIDILHTHHGNVRCVAFTPDGKMLATGGDDRKILFWSLRDRQVENTLCLDDTAAHSMVLSQDGKILITGSYRKIKVWRLTSSLNKKNQQDIKLIHTLMGHSHIVNSLAISANAKFLVSGSQDKTLRVWNLVTGELIHTLKSHRDKVYAVALSPNEQIIASGSADKTIKLWHLETGELLGTFTGHANTVTALVFTASGEMLVSGSSDKTIKIWQRS is encoded by the coding sequence ATGCAGATCGACTGGATTAGCTTACTAAAAGCTCAACAAACGGACTTCCTCCAACGGGTGAAAAAACCTAAGACAATTGATCTATCTCTCTTAGAAGGTCAAGTCAAAGGTTGTCACAGTGAAATTATGGTATTTGAAGGCGATTCATTGGCTAAAATTTTGGAATGTTCTCGTCAACAGGCGGAAATTCTGGCCAAAAATCCTCCCCCTATGCCTCCAGAATATCCTGAACCACCAGACTGGACAATTCCTTTTCCTATATATTTTCAAACTCAAGCAGAAGATTATCTTGTCCGTGAACAAATTGTAGATAAAGTAATCACAGAACGGCTAGGTAAATTAGTGAAAAAAGTGCCGCAAGACACTTTAGAAAATATGGTTTTGGATGATGAGGGAAATTTGCGTGGTGAAAGTAAGTTTAGTTATTGGTTGACTAATAATCCAAAGATAAGTATTCAAGTTCATGTAGCAGATGGAGAAAGTTTTAACGGAATTAAAAAAGACAAAATTCGCTGGTCTGTCACACAAGAAGATGTGAAAAACCACCAAGTTTTAATTTTTCTGTGTTTGTTCTATCCAGGAAATACTAAATTAGGATACCAGAAACAAACTGTTATCACTGGTTTTTTACCTACCAGTCAATTAGGATTTTTTGAACCAAAGCTGTATGTTCACCCTAGTAGCTTATTGTATGCGGGGGGATTAAATTGGTATTTACAATCCCTAGACGGAAAGCAATATGATCTACCTCCCGACGAGGATAAAATGGTGGCTGAAATAATTCAAACATTGCCATCAGAACATCCGCAAAAAAATATCATTGGAGATTGGGAATGTTGGCAAACATTAAAGGCACACACTAGAGGAATTAACTGTTTAGCCTATTCTATAAAGGCTTTGATGGTGAATGAATTTGGTGGTGATCATGTAAAAACTATCCCAATTTTAGCTAGTGGTAGTCGTGGGGAGACAAAATTATGGGATTTAGCTAAAGGTCAATTAATTGAGACATTATCAGAATCTCCTTGGTCTATGTCTGGGGTGGTAGATGAAGTTAATTCTTTGGCTTTTAGCACAGATGGACAAACTTTAGTTAGTGTTGGTGCAGATGCCACAATTAAAATTTGGCATACTGGGGCATTGGATTTAATTGATATTCTGCATACCCATCATGGAAATGTACGTTGTGTGGCATTTACTCCAGATGGTAAGATGTTAGCAACTGGTGGAGATGACAGAAAAATCTTGTTTTGGAGTTTACGCGATCGCCAAGTAGAAAATACCTTATGTTTAGATGATACCGCAGCCCATTCAATGGTATTAAGTCAAGATGGTAAAATTTTGATTACAGGCAGCTATCGTAAAATCAAAGTTTGGCGGTTAACATCTTCACTAAATAAGAAAAATCAGCAAGACATTAAACTAATACATACGCTGATGGGTCATTCTCATATTGTTAATTCTTTGGCAATTAGTGCTAATGCTAAATTTTTGGTGAGTGGTAGTCAAGATAAAACTCTAAGAGTTTGGAATTTAGTAACTGGGGAATTAATTCACACTCTTAAAAGTCATAGAGATAAAGTTTATGCAGTTGCCCTTAGTCCTAATGAACAAATTATAGCTAGTGGCAGTGCTGATAAAACTATCAAATTGTGGCATTTGGAAACGGGGGAATTATTAGGAACTTTTACAGGTCATGCTAACACTGTGACAGCTTTAGTATTTACGGCATCTGGAGAAATGTTAGTCAGTGGCAGTTCGGATAAAACTATTAAAATTTGGCAACGGAGTTAA
- a CDS encoding SDR family oxidoreductase: MSTTSYIFVAGTSRGVGQEIAKYLIAHNIKVKALLRTETAAKELEVIGVHPVLGDALNIDDVERAILENEPIQAVISTLGGLPTDSVKPDFIGNKNLIDAAVKAGVQKFILVTSIGSGDSVVAMPPQALEALKPVLILKEQAEQYLINSGLNYTIIRPGGLKSEPATGNGILTADPRIVGSIHRADVAQLVCRCLNSTNANNQILSALDRNMIYPGLPEFVEFNLD, translated from the coding sequence ATGTCAACCACATCTTACATTTTTGTAGCCGGGACTAGTCGTGGTGTTGGTCAAGAAATCGCTAAATATTTGATAGCGCACAATATTAAAGTTAAAGCACTCCTGAGAACAGAAACTGCTGCTAAAGAATTAGAAGTTATTGGCGTTCATCCAGTTTTAGGAGATGCTTTAAATATCGATGATGTTGAACGGGCAATTTTAGAAAATGAACCTATTCAAGCTGTCATCAGTACCCTTGGTGGTTTACCTACAGATAGTGTCAAGCCTGATTTTATTGGTAACAAAAATTTGATTGATGCCGCAGTAAAAGCGGGAGTGCAGAAGTTTATTTTGGTAACTTCTATTGGTAGCGGTGATAGTGTAGTTGCTATGCCTCCCCAAGCTTTAGAAGCACTTAAACCAGTTTTAATTCTCAAAGAACAAGCCGAACAATACTTAATTAATAGTGGACTCAACTATACAATTATTCGCCCTGGTGGTTTAAAATCAGAACCCGCTACAGGAAATGGCATTTTAACCGCCGATCCGCGTATAGTGGGTAGTATTCATCGTGCTGATGTTGCCCAGTTAGTTTGTCGGTGTTTAAATTCAACTAATGCTAATAATCAGATCTTATCAGCATTAGATAGAAATATGATTTATCCAGGTTTACCAGAATTTGTAGAGTTTAATTTGGATTAG
- a CDS encoding response regulator transcription factor — MSQKILIVDDEPNILILMEQALEELEDEGVELLTARNGEEALETIKTEKPNLVFLDVMMPKMNGLQVCHIVKNDLQMTDIYIVILTAKGQEFDKQKGIEVGADLYLTKPFRPKEVLEKSKQVLGL, encoded by the coding sequence ATGTCTCAAAAAATTCTCATTGTTGATGATGAACCTAATATTTTGATTTTGATGGAACAAGCCCTAGAAGAATTAGAAGACGAGGGAGTTGAACTCCTAACAGCCAGAAATGGAGAAGAGGCACTGGAAACCATCAAAACTGAAAAACCGAACCTAGTCTTTCTTGATGTCATGATGCCTAAAATGAATGGTCTGCAAGTCTGTCACATTGTTAAAAATGATTTACAAATGACTGATATCTACATAGTGATATTGACAGCTAAGGGACAGGAATTTGATAAACAAAAAGGAATTGAGGTAGGCGCAGACTTATATTTGACTAAACCATTCCGCCCCAAGGAGGTACTTGAAAAATCAAAGCAAGTATTAGGATTGTAA
- a CDS encoding PAS domain S-box protein: protein MSNQIDKYNRQLFEQCPVGLLLCRTDGTLIDVNPAYAAMLGRTVSETLNLNHWQITSEKYAASEQAMVENLAPTACYGPYEKEYIHKDGHLVPVRISGVMMEKDGDAEGERSYRLLWCSVENLSSLQRAQQERQNAQATLKQSEARYRSLVTATTQIVWVSTPEGICFELASWIAYTGQSLEEAANGGWINAVHPEDRGHTAQVWGAAVANRTLYEVEYRIRSKDGSYRHFFVCGAPVLADDGRIREWIGTCTDIHDRKLAEAENHRLLDMLNNSSDALIVRDFTDYITHWSQGAERLYGWTANEVKNQAISHDLLKTVFPKPLEEIEAECWQQGIWEGEVQHTTRDGRSIIVQSRWTVQRDLSGQPCATLEINTDITARKQAEIALRELNQELEARVIERTAALQNTLAEAQGLNAILDNLADGLLVIDTSGLITHFNPAFLVMYGLTTSSMNGHYQELPISGLADLVERTQTHPGEVFASEVPLAKERIGQAVATAVFKRTADKEPATCFGSALLIRDITAEKEVDKMKTDFISTVSHELRTPLTSVLGFASIIKEKLETSVFPMLSTEDRKLQKTIKRVADNLNIIVAEAERLTSLINDVLDIAKMEAGKVEWQMQPLDASELLDWASNSTAALFETNGLQLLKEIEPGLPQIVGDRNRLLQVLINLISNAVKFTTSGSVTCRVKQGKDGVCISVIDTGVGIAPEDQPKVFEKFRQVGDTLTDKPKGTGLGLPICKQIIDHHGGRIWVESEPGKGSTFSFIIPTDLSDIHQTSSNLNLDALVKQLKDHVITTNTLQNENHKTILVVDDDVNIRELLRQQLENEGYNVREAKDGVDAIHQIKTHRPDLILLDVMMPQINGFDVAAVLKNDPQTADIPIIMLSIIENKERGYHIGIDRYLTKPIDTEQLLREIGSLLSQVTSNKKVLVVDKNASTLKTISDVLHTQGYSVIEASDPQECINKALSIKPDMIIIDSILSQEGDLVKALRFEKELENVVFIMLSDR, encoded by the coding sequence ATGTCCAACCAAATTGATAAATATAATCGTCAGCTATTTGAACAATGTCCAGTTGGTCTTTTACTTTGTCGAACAGATGGAACGCTGATTGATGTTAACCCTGCTTATGCTGCCATGTTGGGGCGTACTGTTTCCGAAACCTTGAATCTCAACCACTGGCAGATTACTTCTGAAAAATATGCTGCCAGCGAGCAAGCTATGGTAGAGAATTTAGCACCAACTGCTTGCTATGGACCTTATGAAAAGGAGTATATCCATAAAGACGGGCATCTAGTTCCGGTCAGGATTTCCGGAGTGATGATGGAAAAGGATGGCGATGCCGAAGGCGAGCGAAGCTATCGCCTACTCTGGTGTAGTGTCGAAAATTTGAGCAGTCTCCAACGCGCCCAACAAGAACGCCAAAATGCTCAAGCAACTCTCAAACAGAGCGAAGCACGATACCGATCTTTGGTGACAGCTACCACACAAATTGTCTGGGTATCTACACCAGAAGGAATTTGCTTTGAACTAGCAAGCTGGATCGCCTATACAGGTCAAAGTCTAGAGGAAGCCGCCAATGGAGGATGGATTAATGCCGTTCATCCTGAAGATCGCGGTCACACCGCTCAAGTCTGGGGAGCAGCTGTGGCTAACCGTACTCTCTATGAAGTTGAATACCGAATTCGTAGCAAAGACGGCTCTTACCGTCACTTCTTTGTTTGTGGTGCGCCTGTCTTAGCAGACGATGGCAGGATTCGGGAATGGATTGGTACTTGCACAGATATTCACGACCGCAAGTTAGCAGAGGCCGAAAATCACCGTCTCTTGGATATGTTAAATAATTCCAGTGATGCCCTCATTGTCCGTGACTTCACTGATTACATTACTCACTGGAGTCAAGGAGCAGAAAGGCTCTACGGCTGGACTGCTAACGAAGTGAAAAACCAAGCTATCAGTCACGACCTGTTAAAGACGGTCTTTCCTAAACCTCTAGAAGAAATCGAGGCAGAGTGTTGGCAACAAGGAATCTGGGAAGGTGAAGTACAACACACCACCCGCGATGGTCGATCAATTATTGTTCAGAGTCGCTGGACAGTGCAACGAGATTTATCTGGTCAACCATGTGCCACCTTAGAAATTAATACCGATATTACTGCTCGCAAACAAGCAGAAATTGCTTTGCGGGAACTGAATCAAGAACTAGAAGCCAGAGTTATAGAAAGGACAGCCGCCCTACAAAATACCCTAGCAGAAGCACAGGGTTTAAATGCTATTTTGGATAACTTAGCGGATGGCTTATTAGTAATAGACACTAGTGGACTGATCACTCACTTTAATCCTGCTTTTTTAGTCATGTATGGATTGACAACCAGCAGCATGAATGGACATTACCAGGAACTGCCCATCTCTGGTTTAGCAGATTTGGTGGAACGCACTCAAACCCATCCTGGAGAGGTCTTTGCGTCAGAAGTCCCACTGGCTAAGGAACGTATTGGCCAAGCAGTGGCCACCGCCGTCTTCAAAAGAACAGCAGACAAGGAACCCGCTACTTGTTTTGGTTCAGCACTGCTAATTCGGGATATCACGGCAGAAAAGGAAGTTGACAAGATGAAAACTGACTTCATCTCCACAGTTTCCCATGAGTTGCGAACACCATTGACTTCTGTCCTCGGTTTTGCCTCCATCATTAAAGAAAAGCTGGAAACCAGTGTTTTCCCCATGCTTTCTACCGAAGACCGCAAGCTTCAGAAAACCATTAAACGAGTAGCTGACAATCTCAACATTATTGTTGCGGAAGCAGAAAGGCTGACATCCTTGATTAACGATGTTTTAGATATCGCCAAAATGGAAGCAGGGAAGGTGGAATGGCAAATGCAGCCCCTCGATGCCAGCGAATTATTAGATTGGGCAAGCAATTCCACAGCAGCATTATTTGAAACCAATGGCTTGCAGTTGCTCAAAGAGATTGAACCCGGACTACCGCAGATAGTAGGCGATCGCAATCGACTGCTACAAGTCCTAATCAACCTGATTTCTAATGCCGTTAAATTTACCACATCTGGTTCTGTCACCTGTCGCGTCAAACAAGGGAAAGATGGTGTTTGCATCAGCGTCATTGATACAGGTGTTGGCATTGCACCAGAAGACCAACCGAAAGTGTTCGAGAAATTCCGGCAAGTTGGTGACACCCTCACCGATAAACCCAAAGGTACAGGGTTAGGACTACCCATTTGCAAACAAATCATCGATCATCACGGTGGTAGGATTTGGGTAGAGAGTGAACCGGGAAAAGGCAGCACATTCTCGTTTATTATTCCCACCGACCTCAGCGATATCCACCAAACAAGTTCTAATTTGAATCTGGATGCTCTGGTTAAACAACTCAAAGATCACGTCATCACCACAAACACTTTACAAAACGAAAACCACAAAACCATTTTGGTAGTTGATGATGATGTCAATATTCGAGAACTACTGCGTCAACAACTAGAAAACGAAGGTTACAACGTCCGGGAAGCAAAAGACGGCGTAGATGCAATTCATCAAATCAAAACACACCGTCCTGATCTGATTCTTTTAGATGTAATGATGCCCCAAATCAACGGGTTTGATGTGGCAGCCGTCCTCAAAAATGATCCTCAGACCGCAGATATTCCGATCATCATGTTATCAATTATTGAAAATAAGGAACGGGGCTATCACATTGGGATTGATCGCTATCTCACTAAACCCATTGATACAGAGCAACTCTTGCGCGAAATTGGCTCACTACTTTCCCAAGTTACTTCCAATAAAAAGGTATTGGTTGTTGATAAAAATGCTTCAACCTTAAAAACCATATCAGATGTACTACACACTCAAGGATACAGTGTGATTGAAGCTTCTGATCCGCAAGAATGTATTAATAAAGCCCTATCAATCAAACCTGACATGATCATCATTGATTCTATCCTCTCTCAAGAAGGTGACTTAGTGAAAGCCCTACGGTTTGAGAAGGAATTAGAGAATGTAGTTTTCATTATGTTATCTGATCGGTAA